The Deltaproteobacteria bacterium genome contains the following window.
TCTCGGGAAGGGGGTCGGCGCCTGATGCCCCCGGAACCTGCGGAACTCGTCCTCGGCGGCCAGGCGGTCATCGAGGGCGTGATGATGAAGGGGCCGCTGGCGTACGCGGTCGCGGTGCGGAAGGCCAACGGGGAGATCCGGGTCCGGGACTTCCCCCTCGTCGAATCGGCGGCGAGGAAGCGGATCGCGAAGATCCCCCTGGTGCGCGGGGTGGTGACGATGGCGGCGATGCTGGCGATCGGGTACCGCGCCCTGCAATACTCGGCGGACGAGGCGATGGAGGACGTGGAAGGTGCTTCGGGCGCCGCGAAGGACACGGGGGAAGGCGCGAAGTCGGGAGGGCTAGCCATGGCGGGCGCCATGGCGATGGCGCTTCTCCTGGGAGTCGGCCTCTTTTTCCTGCTCCCCCTGTACGCGACCCATCTCCTGGCCGGCCTGGTCCCCGCCCTCCGGGGCTCGATCTCCTTCAACCTCGCGGACGGGGCGATCCGGGTGCTGGTCTTCGTCCTGTACATCGTCGGGATCACGCGGATGAAGGACATCCGGAGGGTCTTCGAGTACCACGGCGCGGAGCACAAGGTGATCAACGCCTACGAGGCGAAGGCGGATCTTACGCCGGAGGCGGTGCGGGAGTACCCGCGCCTGCACCCGCGGTGCGGCACCAGTTTCCTCCTGTTCGTGATGGTGATCAGCATCCTCGTCTTCTCCCTCATCCCGAGGGAGAGCTCCCTGCTGACGAAGGCGCTCCTGCGGCTCCCGCTGATTCCCGCGATCGCGGGAATCTCCTACGAGGTGCTGCGGTTGTCGGCGAAAAAGACCCGGTCTCCCTGGTTCCGCGCGCTCGTGGCGCCGGGGCTTTGGCTGCAGCGGCTGACCACCCGGGAGCCGGACCTGCCCCAGATCGAGGTGGCGATCGCGTCGTTCCGGCGCGTGTCGGGGCCGCCCGGCTCGGAGGTCTCCCTTGTGGGATAAGCTCGAATCGGCCACGGAGCGGATACCGGAGCTCGAGCGGCTGATGTCGGACCCGTCGGTCACGGGGAACCCGCGGGAGATGCAGAGGATCGGGCGGGAGCTCGCCGAGCTGCGCCCGGTGGCGGCGGCCCATGCGCGGCACCGGAAGATCGAGCAGGAGCTCGCCGACAACCGCGCCCTCCAGGACGGCGAGACCGATCCCGCGATGAAGGCGATGGTCCGCGAGGAGATCGATCGGCTGACCTCGGAAAAGGATCGTCTCGCGGAGGAGATCCGCGCCCTGCTCGTCCCGAAGGATCCCAACGACGAAAAGAATATCCTCATCGAGATCCGCGCCGGCGCCGGGGGGGACGAAGCGTCCGCCTTTGCCGGGGAGCTCTTCCGCGCCTACGGGATGTACGCCGACTCCAAGCGCTGGAAGGTCGAGATCCTCTCCCGCAGCGAGACGGGGCTGGGGGGGACCAAGGAAGTGATCGCCATGATCGAGGGACGCGGGGCGTACAGCCGCCTGAAGTACGAAAGCGGCGTCCACCGGGTCCAGCGCGTGCCGGCGACGGAAGCGGGGGGCCGGATCCACACCTCCACGGTGACCGTGGCGGTGATGCCCGAAGCGGAAGAGGTGGACGTCCAGATCCAGCCGGACGACCTCCGGATCGACGTGTTCCGCTCCTCCGGGCCGGGGGGGCAGAGCGTCAACACCACCGACTCCGCGGTACGGATCACGCACATTCCCACGGGTCTCGTCGTCCAGTGCCAGGACGAGAAGTCCCAGTTGAAGAACAAGTCGAAGGCGTTGAAGATCCTCCGCTCGCGCCTCTACGACGCCGAGATGGCGAAACGCCAGTCCGAGCGGGCCGACCTGCGCCGCTCCCAGGTGGGAACCGGGGACCGCAGCGAACGGATCCGCACCTACAATTTTCCCCAGAACCGCGTGACCGACCACCGGGTCGGGCTGACGCTGCATCAGCTCTCCACCGTGCTCGACGGTGGATTCGACCCCTTCATCGACGCCCTGACGTCCCAGGCCCAGGTCGAGGCGCTCCGCAAGACCGGCTAAGTGCTCCTCTCGGAACTCATCGCGATCTGCCGTCGGGAGATGGCGGGCGTACGGGACGCCGCGCCCGGCGAGGCGGAGATCCTCGTCTCCGCGGTCACCGGGATCCTCAGGGGCCGACTCTTCCTTTCGATGGACGATGACGTCGGCGATGCTTCGGTGCGGCTGCTCCCGCTGATCGCGCGGCGGGCCGCCGGCGAGCCGCTGCAGTACGTTCTCGGGGCCTGGGATTTCTTCGGAAGGGAGTTCCTGCTCTCACCCGACACGCTGATCCCGCGTCCCGAGACGGAGGGGCTGGCGGAACGAGCGGTGGCGGCCCTTCGCTGTTCCCCGATGGCGCGACCCCTTGCGCTCGACGTGGGGACCGGGAGCGGGGCGATCGCGGTGACCCTTGCCGCCGAGGTTCCCGCGGCCCGCGTCGTGGCCACCGACATCTCGCCCGGCGCCCTGCGGAAGGCGCGCGAGAACGCGGCGCGCCACGGCGTGGCGGCCCGCGTCCTGCCCATCTGCTGCGACCTGCTTTCCGCCTTGAAATGCGGGGAGCGATTTGATGTAGTGGTCTCCAACCCCCCGTACGTCGCCGAGGGGGAGTGGCCCTCGCTGCCGCCCGAGGTGCGCGACCACGAGCCGCCGGGGGCGCTTCTTGCCGGCCGGGACGGTCTGTCGGTCCTGCGGCCCCTGGTCGCAGGCGTCGCCGGGCTCCTGTCGTCCGGCGGGGAGCTTTGGTGCGAGATCGGCGCTTCGCAGGGAGAGGCGGCGTCCTCGCTGCCGTGCGGTTCCCTGCGGCCGCTGGGGGTCTTTCCGGACCTTGCGGGGCGGGACCGGTACGTCGGGTGGAAAAAACCGGAACGGGAGCGCTGACACTGGAAATCTTCGTCATCAAGGGGGGGAGGCGGCTTTCGGGCGCCTGCCGTGTCTCCGGCGCGAAAAACGCCGTGCTGCCGGCCATGGCGGCGTCGTTGCTCGCCGAGGGACCGGTGGAGGTCGTCGGGGCGCCGCGGCTGCGGGACATCACCACGTTCGCGAAGCTTCTCGGGATCCTCGGCGCGGAGGTTACGCACGACGCCGGCGGCGCGGACGGGCGCGAAGTGTTGAGGATCACGCCCGGGGAGGCCCGGAAGGCCGAGGCGCCCTACGAGCTGGTGAAGACGATGCGCGCGTCGGTTCTGGTCCTCGGGCCGCTTCTCGCCCGGTATGGACGGGCCCGGATCTCCCTTCCCGGCGGGTGCGCGATCGGCGCCCGCCCGATCGACCAGCATCTGCGGGGGCTGGAGCTGATGGGGGCGAGGACCTCCCTCTCCAATGGGTACATCGAGGCGTCGGCGGATCGCCTTTCGGGCGCCGCCGTCACCTTCGACATGAAGACCGTCACGGGGACGGAGAACCTGATGATGGCCGCCTCCCTCGCCGAGGGGACGACCGTCCTTTCGAACGCGGCGCTGGAGCCCGAGGTGTGCGACCTC
Protein-coding sequences here:
- the prmC gene encoding peptide chain release factor N(5)-glutamine methyltransferase, which codes for MLLSELIAICRREMAGVRDAAPGEAEILVSAVTGILRGRLFLSMDDDVGDASVRLLPLIARRAAGEPLQYVLGAWDFFGREFLLSPDTLIPRPETEGLAERAVAALRCSPMARPLALDVGTGSGAIAVTLAAEVPAARVVATDISPGALRKARENAARHGVAARVLPICCDLLSALKCGERFDVVVSNPPYVAEGEWPSLPPEVRDHEPPGALLAGRDGLSVLRPLVAGVAGLLSSGGELWCEIGASQGEAASSLPCGSLRPLGVFPDLAGRDRYVGWKKPERER
- the prfA gene encoding peptide chain release factor 1, which gives rise to MWDKLESATERIPELERLMSDPSVTGNPREMQRIGRELAELRPVAAAHARHRKIEQELADNRALQDGETDPAMKAMVREEIDRLTSEKDRLAEEIRALLVPKDPNDEKNILIEIRAGAGGDEASAFAGELFRAYGMYADSKRWKVEILSRSETGLGGTKEVIAMIEGRGAYSRLKYESGVHRVQRVPATEAGGRIHTSTVTVAVMPEAEEVDVQIQPDDLRIDVFRSSGPGGQSVNTTDSAVRITHIPTGLVVQCQDEKSQLKNKSKALKILRSRLYDAEMAKRQSERADLRRSQVGTGDRSERIRTYNFPQNRVTDHRVGLTLHQLSTVLDGGFDPFIDALTSQAQVEALRKTG
- a CDS encoding DUF1385 domain-containing protein, which gives rise to MPPEPAELVLGGQAVIEGVMMKGPLAYAVAVRKANGEIRVRDFPLVESAARKRIAKIPLVRGVVTMAAMLAIGYRALQYSADEAMEDVEGASGAAKDTGEGAKSGGLAMAGAMAMALLLGVGLFFLLPLYATHLLAGLVPALRGSISFNLADGAIRVLVFVLYIVGITRMKDIRRVFEYHGAEHKVINAYEAKADLTPEAVREYPRLHPRCGTSFLLFVMVISILVFSLIPRESSLLTKALLRLPLIPAIAGISYEVLRLSAKKTRSPWFRALVAPGLWLQRLTTREPDLPQIEVAIASFRRVSGPPGSEVSLVG